A window from Spirochaetota bacterium encodes these proteins:
- the rpsU gene encoding 30S ribosomal protein S21 has protein sequence MAKVVINEGESVESAVKRFRRQCENEGILQDIKEKQFYKKPSLERKMKREKAEKRLKRKIKKERRLGLS, from the coding sequence GTGGCCAAAGTCGTCATCAACGAAGGCGAGTCGGTCGAATCAGCGGTCAAGCGCTTTCGCCGTCAGTGCGAGAACGAAGGCATTCTCCAGGACATCAAGGAGAAGCAGTTCTACAAGAAACCCTCGCTCGAGCGCAAGATGAAACGCGAGAAGGCGGAAAAACGCCTGAAGCGCAAGATCAAGAAAGAGCGCCGGTTGGGTCTCTCGTAG
- a CDS encoding YggT family protein, with amino-acid sequence MGIIITIIDIVQYIVIGGLYLYSLLWLAWIIMSWLQAFGVVQINPDNTLIRIVSAATDGVIDRVFGSIREKLIIGVIDISPFIFLFVVANILPQVLTWLFMLLKRAIISGGFGG; translated from the coding sequence GTGGGCATCATCATCACCATCATCGATATCGTACAGTACATCGTCATCGGGGGGCTCTATCTCTATTCGCTCCTCTGGCTCGCATGGATAATCATGAGCTGGCTTCAGGCCTTCGGCGTCGTGCAGATCAATCCCGACAATACGCTCATACGCATCGTGAGCGCGGCTACCGACGGCGTCATCGACCGCGTGTTCGGCAGCATTCGTGAGAAGCTCATCATCGGCGTGATAGATATATCGCCCTTCATATTCCTCTTCGTCGTTGCGAACATACTGCCGCAGGTGCTTACCTGGCTGTTCATGCTCCTGAAGCGCGCTATCATCTCCGGCGGTTTCGGCGGCTGA
- a CDS encoding STAS domain-containing protein has translation MITVISVNGISVVALGGNVLIDDVDILEAKLNDAFDNGSRKYIVDFSDTDYICSYGLGVIAQLLKKVFEQGGVVRFCAVGGKLKGVFETMQFTSIVGIDATRDASFAEMK, from the coding sequence ATGATAACGGTGATTTCGGTGAACGGGATATCGGTCGTCGCGCTGGGCGGGAATGTCCTTATCGACGATGTGGATATCCTTGAGGCAAAGCTCAATGACGCCTTCGACAACGGTTCGCGAAAGTACATTGTGGATTTCAGCGATACGGACTATATCTGTTCCTATGGGCTCGGCGTCATCGCGCAGCTTCTGAAAAAGGTCTTTGAACAGGGCGGCGTGGTGCGCTTCTGCGCCGTCGGCGGCAAGCTCAAGGGCGTGTTCGAGACCATGCAGTTCACCTCCATCGTCGGCATCGATGCGACACGCGATGCCTCATTCGCTGAAATGAAATAA